The following is a genomic window from Triplophysa rosa linkage group LG11, Trosa_1v2, whole genome shotgun sequence.
aatgtgatcggactcgtgcggaaattaatattggcaaggcatttcaaaggtggcgtgaactccgtgatctgaaaggattgtaaacggatgcagacatggctttatttcttctgaacaggtaagacaaattttttatatttcgcACTTGTGTTAATACAGATgggtacagtttcatcggttgttctctctctctttatattcattatgataaatgtaatttaagccctattcacacgggattagtattatctggggacctcttgtgatttagaaatgacctccccacatctgtatttcattagcacggacaagtgaagcctgtgattttactcaaatttacagacttatatcccggatatgatggcaaggctttgcatataggttcgcgttacgggagtctccatgagaaataacaaaatgacccagcacccgaagtaatatcaaaacacttcaacacagcctccatatgcgctatttgtgtctgtttgtgttctTAGTTGTTTTGTGTTATATCATCTtccatgttatctgtgtttattatgcgctactgatgtacagtgaagattctcaccgctgcactgtcacaggccacgactcaaagcatcagactcatccgcgcagttgagcagtgccgaatcacaactcgCGTAAAGAAATAcctccgcacatcacctgcagtagcaattacaaactgagatggcgacaaagaggccaatcctacggactgccgctttaaaacattttaattaaatactgaCTTAACATTAATAGCTTACAACTTTGAAACGCTCCGCAACGCTAAGTAGTTTGTTAACGTTTGCTCCACCCACTTCCGCCATGAGACTGCCGCCATGCATGGCGCTGCTGTGATGCATGGTTCTGCTGTTCTGCAATCGGTAACTATTGGGCTTGGACGTGGAGCCTCCATAACTGTCACGTGTCTCCAACTTCGACGCACCTAAACTACTGCAACAGTGTTCGACAACATATTCGTGTAATtgtgacaccatcggcttgccatagagCAGTCAACTTGAGTCTTGGCTGCGCGCACCTGTCATCACATGCAGCGCGAGTCCTGCATGTAACCGCATATCTCTTTTACAGTCTTTGGAGTTGTTTGTCATCACAAAAGATTATTAAATTGTACGCGTTTTAAAGCGCTTGcccatttaaactttgtgcttTAGCTTCTGAATGCGTTATTGCAGACTCAGCATCtgttaatataaaaagtaatcATACTATTCACATTTATAGAAAATTATAATTAAAGGTGGAGAATCTGTGGATCTATGAAACATATTTAGTGGCTTAACGTTGTGTTTTATATACGGCATGAATGCCAAGATCAACAACtaaatgttttcacaaaaaataacaaagtaTTTTGCTCTTTTATGTCATTAGTTAACATATTAGTATAACATATTTGAAAGTAAATTTATAGTCTGTAAATTGATACGTTTCTAACATAACAAATTCAAAAGCTTACCTGGCTGACAGATTTTCTTTTGATCTTCCATGTCACAGTGCCCAGATATTTCTGAGAACATTCTATCTACACAGCAAAAAGACCAGAGTTGAATTAACTCTCACAGAGTTGATTTCAACACTTTTTCAGAGTTTATATAGCTCCACACTTTTTTGAGTGAAATGAACTTTTTCAAAATAGTTAAATATTTAACACTTTGTCAGAGTTTCTTCTTGAACTcaaaaaagtgttaaaataacacaaagggaTTCAGAAAAACAATACGGTCCAGAGTTAGGTTTAACTATTTAGGTAGTAATAGTTTAACACAATACAGAATTTAAAAAAACcctgaaaaatgttaaataaacaccaataaacaaaatgatttcattaagaactgatttattttgcattcctGTTTGCAGTGCAATACAATGCTGAATttaaatacactcttaaaagaaATGGTTCTATTTAGAACCAGAAATGGTTCTATCACCTGCTTCATATAtggaaccccaaatggttcgtTGAATCCAAGCTAAatggttctttatagaaccattaaaggttctttattattaggagttatttattattgataataaattatagCCAATCCAGACAATTCaaaaagtttatatttattcattttattatgcaaaaatataaatataatttaaaatcacATCTCTGTACTCTGTATTAGACAGAAAaactttgttattttacatttaaaatgtttcattacaTTCAACCATTTAGTTTTAATAATTTCCATTAagcagtttcacattttaataaacatacgCATAAGCTTGTTTTTGCACCGCatgtacataaacaaacacatattttaaaattgcatcTCTGTATTAAACAGCTAAACTTTACACTTTAATTACATTGCATTCAaccattttgtttaaattattaactttttttataaacatacataagcttgtttaagtacagtacttaaCTTTATGCATCTCTGAAATGAGGAAAAGAATCACAATGCAGATAAAAACAATTCATGAACaattaaaacatattaaataGCACTACAATTTACACAAGTTGATTGTACATTTTTAGTACAGGTATTGGTGTTCTTGTGTCGTGAGGAGACTTAAGTTTAAGcaaatatttttgaataaaagtCATTGTGTTCTTAATGGCAACTGAACATTGAAAAGAAAATAGACCGCAAACAGGCATTCCACAGCCTGTGTCATGTCAATGTCTGCCTCTCTTATGATGTTCACGTTGTCCATTATAATGATGACACTTTCAGCTTTGAGGGGATCAGGAGAGCCGTTAAACACTATGGTTGGTGTAGGACCTTTGGGTTCctgtaaaacaaacatgaaccgttcctttatttaaagtcaagtgactcaaatgtaaataaaactacaGAAGACTATACTTACAATATTTACACTGTAGAGGAAGCTGGCGTTTTCTTTAAATAATGCTGGCAATAAAATGAGTGCAGCACTCCTAACAAGACCTACAAACAGATACAAATTATTGTACATTAGGTACAGAAATCAACTAAAGGGATCGTTtactcaaaaattaaaattcattcactcactctcttgtaatttcaaacctatatggttttatttcttcagcagaaaacaaaaaaatatatatttttaagaacgttggtaactgaacaacgctGATagccatttacttctattggacacaaaaccaatgcaggtcaATGGGCACCgtcgttgttcagttaccagcctttttcgaaatatcttctgttgtgttctggtgaacaaagtcatacaggtttgaaatgacaagagagtgagtaaatgatggcagaatttttcatttttgggtaaactttaataatactaaaattatttcacattttctctaatacaaTTTATAGGTGCTACAATGTTTACATTGACAGTGCAGATAATGCAACTTTACACTGGGCAAGGAACAAATATGATGTAGTTACCTTCTGTGGTTTCCTCTGCTGGTCCAATGAGATTGGCATAGAGTTTCCTTTGACTTCCTTCTTTTGCACTCCTGATGATGTTTGGGGCCATTTCATTTAGAGATGTTTCCATGTTCTTCGCCAAGTCTGTTCCAAACCTCATTGTCATTTCATGCAGCatcttaaacacaaaaaaattgtttactTCAGGTGCATATATCCAAATTACACACTATCAGACAAACAAGTTACTTAAAAGTCAGCATGAATTGGAGGCTGCAATTGACTATAGTGATGTATTTTCCgaaacaaaatgttcaattagAAAAATAGTGTGCGTGGTAATCAAAATGACTCCAGGCGTTGAATCCCACATGATAAAATAACTTGATTAGAAATAGAGTAGACATCTGGATCATATTTTCTATTCCATTTGCAATTCATTTgtgaaatttcatttaaaaaattgacATTTCTGAGTAACCAACATATACGCAGACTCGGTGCGGATACGAACGCTGCAGAGCACTGCAATCGTACAGCTTTAATGCAGACCGGCGGGAAGTTCTCAGCTGTGGCCAGCAGTGTCCACTTTCCttcagagtttagctccaaccctaatAAAACActcctgaacaagctaatcaaaaTCTTCAGGATTACTGAAGAGTAACAGGCAGGCAGTTAAGTTTGATCAGGGTTGGAGGAGCCTGACAGCACGAAAATGGACCGTGCGGGCCGCGGCCCAAACTTAAGAACTTCTACACCTGTTAACATAGGCCTGTGAAAAAATACTCACGGAGTATGTATAAAACTGTGACAAACGTTCACATATCATATCCCTCCGTCTTCCACCCGGTTTGCTTTTATCGTTATCTTACCGTTAACGAACAGCGACCACGCGCTTCATTGAAATTACGCTTCTGTCTATCTCGTCGCCTTATAACACAGCTGTCTTATATTGCCAATTTAATTAACAATGACAAGtaaataaagggaaaatgtaacttaattcattaaaaacaggAGCAAAATCAGTTTAACAGCACTTTCTGACCCGACGGCTGACGAAGCCCGTCAGTGCTAACGTTACCAGCAGTATTTTTAACTGaggtaaatattatatttagtaTAACTATTTAACACTAGGGCTACtctaacaaatataaatatcaacTTATTATACTAAATATTTCGgtaatatagtttaaaaaatgtaaaaactttacTTACCCGAGGGTATGAACGGGCAGAAATGGCGGACTCctcagttttaaaaaataaactgtcacTGTCTCGATGTTCATCTTCGCCAATCCACCAATAGGAATTCAAGGATGGTGCAACACATAATACGCCACCAGAGGGCATTTTTgcgattatttgtttttaatgcccGCTTCggattaaattaaacattgacAATATGATATggtacaaaataaagaaaacacctGGATATACAAAATGATTTACCAAAAAGGCAAACAATAATGTATTAGGAAATGTATTATGCTTGCATAAAGAAGCTTACAGGAAATAAACAGTAcactttatattaataatataatacaatattaatatttcgTTGACTCTTGTTTTTGACCACAGCAGTCACTCTCCTTTttgacacaaaatgtgttgtgaaTGTGTTGTGTAGGTCTATAATTATTGTGTTATCTTTAGTTTACACTTCAGTCACAAAACATGAATTATAGAACCTTTTATTAAAAAGGTTCTTTGCCCTCCAGGGGTTCTACATAGAACCTTTTTTTTGGTAAAAGGTTCTATTTGCCAAGTTCAGAACCCCAGGGTTCTATATAGAACCTAAAGGAaccttttttttagagtgtatgacAGAATAAAAATGTGACATTACAAATGAAGGTAGGATatacaaaatgacaaaacattgaTTATTTAAACATCAACTCGTTGGTTACTGGAAGATGGTAATGCCTAAAAAGATGACGTTTTAATCTCATCCACCTTTGAGCTACGAACATGTAAACATAGCTAAACAGgtcataaattattataatgtcaCTACCTTATGAAACATTACAAGTCTTCCAACAGCATCGCATGCACTCATTTTCGGAGATTTTGGCCCTCCTGATGGTGGTGGAAGGAGATGTATCAGCAACAGAAGGGATGCCATTTCTCGGTCGTAAACTGAAAAGAAAAAGTAACACGAATTAACTATGAACTtcaaatgtaatacattttaagttTGAATacgaacaggaagttgttgagttttaaacattcaatttatcatattttgtgcggtttgtttattttaaagatttaataataaataaaaagaaattacaaaaaattacatttgcaaATCAACTACAACTTACTTTTCTCATCAAGATCACTTCCTTGGGGACTTTCTGCTGACAGCAACAACTGATTCAGCTCTGGTGTTGAAGTGAGCTGCTTAGCCTCTTTTATGATATTTGGCCTGAAGAACGTGTCCCACTTTTGAAGCAGCCCGGAAGATGTCTCATCATCAAATAAGAGTGTGAAATCTTGATCCACCTTTAAGAAAAACAAtgttaaactaaaaaaatactgttaaaGTGCAAGACCATTAAAACATTATTCTACACGTAGCAGTCCTCTTGTATCCAAGAATCTTGAAAAAGTTGAGAGAATGTCAACACTAGAATCAGTAACAAGCTTTTGACGATGCTGAAAGGTCTCTCTCATCTTCTGAAAAATCATGGACCTGTCTGTGATATGGCTGAGCAAAGACCTCTTGGCAAGCATCCCCAGAAAGTTGCCCTTCCAAATTAGTGCATATTTGACACTTTGGGCCTCCTGGAGAAACATCAGCAGGGCTTCATCTATCTGGTGATACAGATCCTCGACGAATCTTCCATTGGACTGTTTTCATACGCCAAGCAATATATCCCGTGTGGCTTGCAGCATCATAGAAGTGTTCCTTAAACAGATTTAATCACATAATATTTCATCAATATAAGTCATCACAAAGAATCAAATAGTGTCACAGAAACATCCTAGTGTCAAAACATGCAAATATGACATGTCAGGAATGCAAACAGTAACACGTACAAAGCCTCTCCTTGAATATGGATCTTTAAGGGAAGGAAACGGCACCACTATCCCAAGAGCATACTGTTCTCTGATTGCTTTAGGCGGGAGGTACCTGAAAGAAGATATCAAATTAGTAAACTAAATTTATGCAGTGACCATGCAGTTATTTAGTAtagacaaacaaaaaatgcaacaaaatacCCATGTGTATCCATCACGTGAGCCACTAGTATGTTAACCATATGTCTTCTTGTGGCATCAGAAAGGGTTTCTGTTGCTTGATACTCCTGCAGTACTTCTTTACCACCTGACCTGGACTTTAGCACATCTTCAACTaactaaaaattataaaagCATGAGAATGCAAAAGATGGTGATTAACACATTTCTAGAGACAATATTAAGAGACTTGTGACAAATAAGTTTTGTTCTAACCTGTTTAGCAGTCAGTGCATTAGACTCCTCAATTCTTTGTCTCTTATTAGGGACCTCCCTTAAGATTACAGCGGATGCACCTGAGCTGCAGCTTGAATCAGTCTCGGATGCAGAAGAAAAGGCGTCAGAAAATtctaaagaaacagaaaaaattTAAAGCAGTACAAATATTTGGTGATCTGCACAATACTGGGGCAAATatacaaatgataaaaaaatattttatttagaaaaccTCACCATCCTTAGAGAAAACAGTCAGCGCCAAATTGCCTTGTTCAACAAGGTCACTGAATATTTCTGCATCGACTTCTGTCTCAGTTGCATCCTTGTGTAACTTTTGCATCAGGTGGCAAGCAAAATCTCTCAATGACTGAAAAAGATAAAACTGATTTTAAAGTCAACATCTTCAACCTTAACACAAATGACAGTATGTGTTGAATACATCATTCTGATGCACACAGAATTTAAATAGgtctcattttaaaatgttttaaaataaaaataaactggaTATAAGCATTCAAAGAAATCTACAACATGGGAGGTGCGTAAATACTGGTCAATTGTATCATATTTTTAGGCCAAGATTAAGTTAAATTATACAAACCTTTTTCATGAAATTGCACAAAGTCAAACCGTCCTTCAACACAATCCAGCTTGACATACTTCTGCAGTTGGCCGAACTTCACCTGGACCAGCATTTTAACTGGGCAAACATAATACATAAGCATTGCAAGGTCATGTAATACAATAAAGAAGGGTCACAACACAAGCCAAACAAATTGTTTTTGTGCATGTAAGTTACACACATCGGACATAAACGTCGTGTCTTTAAAAACCGAGAACATTTTCAGAGTAAGTTAAACGCAAACAGAATAAAAGCGTCGCGTCTAAAGCAAACACATatcacacatatatatatttgaccGTGTCTTGATGTTTTGGATGCATGCAAATAAAGCTTCAAACACCAAAGTTCCGCGTTTGGCAATAAAGCCTGTTTCTGACCATTGTGTATGCTCACCTGCGTGGATCTCGTATTACTTCGGTCATTTCTTGAAGCAGTAGGAGTAAAATCTTTCCGTGACGGGTGGAGCTGTCACCGGACCTGTCACTCCTGCCTCGCGACCTGCCGctgttttacgtgcctgcctcgcgacctgccgctgttttacgtgcctgcctCGCAACCTGCCGctgttttacgtgcctgcctCGCGACCTGCCACTGTAATATTGTGCAGTTTTGCGACCCGTTTTTCCCGCAATGGTATGAACCGCGCCTCCCATCAGCTACGTAGCGTCGCGTCTGCTCAACGTAGCGTCGCGTCTGCCACAAGATCGTTAAGCTGCTTGACACTCAGACAGATGCGGTTgagagcaaacaaaacagcgcaaccatgcttttatttacttgtttgtttactttgttcCGCCAGTTTTACTCGTAATGGAGCGCGCGTCTCGTCAGCTACGTAGCGTCGCGTCTGCCTCAACTTAGCGTCACGCCTGCCACAAGATCTCTCGCTGTTAAACTGCCTGACACTCAGACAGATGCGGACgagagcaaacaaaacagcgcaaccatgcttttatttacttgtttgtttactttattccgcCAGTTTTACTCGTAATGGAGCGCGCGTCTCGTCAGCTACGTAGCGTCGCGTCTGCCTCAACTTAGCGTCACGCCTGCCACAAGATCTCTCGCTGTTAAACTGCCTGACACTCAGACAGATGCGGACgagagcaaacaaaacagcgcaaccatgcttttatttacttgtttgtttactttattccgcCAGTTTTACTCGTAATGGAGCGCGCGTCCCGTCAGCTACGTAGCGTCGCGTCTGCCTCAACTTAGCGTCACGCCTGCCACAAGATCTCTCGCTGTTAAGCTGCCTGACACTCAGACAGATGCGGACgagagcaaacaaaacagcgcaaccatgcttttatttacttgtttgtttactttattccgcCAGTTTTACTCCAACTGGAGCGCGCGTCCCGTCACCCGTTCACCATAGTTGTCAAATCCGCTTATAATACGCGAccttgggcttctttttctgtcaagtcgcgttaaaaaatcacttgtcgcgggttgcgggttttggggcttatttaaaaaaatatggtaGCTTGCTTCTGAATCTGACAAGCAACTTcgtttctttacatctatggtcgctgttttgttcaacccattaacactgtctgctcACAGCTAGGCTTTTTGGACTACATGAGGCAGCGCACAAGATCACAGCACcgcgagagctatttgaaagcatacagagccgtctactgtcgaatcactctcgcggtactatgatgtcacgcgcGGATTGGTCTGAGCGGCGCCGCAGGAGGTCACACAACAGATCTAAGCACATAAAACATAGCGAAGCCAAGAATGCTACAGTGGTCTCTTCACGTAATCATCGGCGCTCTTTGGATAATCGGAGGTAAATATCATactaaaaagataaaatactcacttaaagataaaaagcattttataaccgggctacatcattaaacatgttaaaagtgtagatctaCGCATTTGGCTACACAGCGTTATTCAAGCCTAAGCACGCGAATAGCgtaatttgtcctcaaacacaccgcctcctttcctctaccaactaaactaaatgtattacatctgtcacgattagaatgaaatgtgaaaatgaacgaaaagTGTTCAGATCTGATCACTTGCAGCAAAGATGGGGagggagggatgaccctatttattacgctataaggtaaacatcaaaacattttattgtattaaataaatgtattgatcattgcagagtataatttaaaaaagtatacatccaatgcatatagttcagttttactttattataaatgtgtggctgttacagCTACGTTAAGTGGTCATTACATCTTTTTCTTTTCCATCTTTCCAGGCCTCTACTGTTCACATGTGATCAGAGATTACTGAATCTTCtcttgctttatttttgtaaaataacttatgtttgtgtttttcaaacagggtagtgtcagtttaaaatgacccaggctcgttcattaataatacataattcataataatttacattgatgatcataaataatgtaataatgttgggcttgttCTGGGtttgtttttggagctgcagttacttatttgtcttgcaagagttggcaacactgccgTTCACCCATGTTGCGCGGCTCGGGCCTGCCACAAGATCTCTGTTACATCTGCCTGATTGGCATATAGGCTACTTAAACTGATATACAGAATaggaaagcacatgacaaagaTTCCTCACgcattgatttgttttattctattttatttatttagcaaatgATTGTTATGGTAGCCTATATTATACTCACTACTTGTTATAGACATTAGGATACACGATTCAAATCTTCATGTAAGGAATGTCATGCTCTCACCTGTGCATGTTTAagtgtcaaaataaaaacaggcaAATTCAAATTGTTGCTGTGTCATCTCtttgttatattattttatttattattattatttggtcaTTATGAtgctttaatttctttttacaaattgacacattttcaaaaataatgtatgataatattttttattgtgtattctaATTTATATAATTGAAACTGCAGTtcagttgttttattaaaacaataataatacaagtaCAGCCAACTTATACAGTtaagtacaataaaaacatgataacatattaaaaacagAGATTTGAAGAAcagtgtttttgcaaatgaactcttcatgtaTTATTCATATGTGTACACTTTtgcaataataatatataataacaataataaacataatagcTAATGTTGTTTCAGTGTTGTTGAATTAAAAACACTTCAGGATTTTTAAAGACTAAATCCTATCAACTCACCAAACTAATACTGTGCTTAAagaaaattgtacaaaaactcTGCATCTGTCTGAGTGTCAAGCAGCTTAACAGCGAGAGATCTTGTGGCAGGCGTGACGCTAAATTGAGGCAGACGCGACGCTACGTAGCTGACGAGACGCGCGCTCCATTACGAGTAAAACTGgcggaataaagtaaacaaacaagtaaataaaagcatggttGCCCTGTTTTGTTTGCTCTCAACCGCATCTGTCTGAGTGTCAAGCAGCTTAACGATCTTGTGGCAGACGCGACGCTACGTAGCTGATGGGAGGCGCGGTTCATACCATTGCGGGAAAAACGGGTCGCAAAACTGCACAATATTACAGTGGCAGGTCGCGaggcaggcacgtaaaacagcggcaggtcgcgaggcaggcacgtaaaacagcggcaggtcgcgaggcaggcacgtaaaacagCGGCAGGTCGCGAGGCAGGAGTGACAGGTCCGGTGACAGCTCCACCCGTCACGGAAAGATTTTACTCAGTCTCTCTTGAAGGCTCAAAATAATACTGCTGCGTCACTAAACTATTTTTACATTCAATTACATTATATTCCTCGTAAATGTACTTAACATACAAGCTTTAGTTTGCAAGGTAAATTAATCACCAACATTATTAGTTGGCTATATGGCTTGTAGGCCTATGGCTTaaacaatttgtaaaaaaaaaaacattgcccCTTTCTATAATACAATTGTATCAATAACATCACGTTTCCAGTTGCGTTAACAAAATGACACGCGTGTAACTGTTATCAAACGTGCAGCCCATTAACACATGGCCCAAATGGTACTTTTCACCAACATTTTACaacgcaaaaaaaaaacagtttgaatTAAACAGTAACAATGTTTTGCAGTTTTTATATAGATATTACATCGCTTTGAGCTTCTAAAAACCTTGCTATAAAGCTTTAGACGTCTGCAAACTTTAACGTTAGCGGATCACATTGATCAAAATTGCACCACCGAGCACTTGCATCAAACACGGCTTTGAAAAAACTGTTCTCTGTTGTGCGATCATACATAGCCTATGCTGctattaaaaccacagtatcaaaaataaatatgcattaatttaatttcactAACCGTACAATCTGCAGGACACGTGGATAATGGCTGCAACTTGCCCAAACGAAAAACTAAAATGCGTGGGTGGAGTGTAATTACATCACTAGAGAGTTAAGTTAATTTAAATTGATATAATTAACTTTGTCTATTCACCCCAACACTGAGCAACATTTTActcaaaatgtattaaaatgactCTTTGTGGGTTAAAGTCAACCCAGAAATGGTTAACACTTAACACTTTGCTGTGTATACAATTACCTGCAGTTTCTTGTCCATTTTTGCAGCACAGATTACTTTGGTCCCAAATCAAAGTTTCCATTCTAAAACGACCTTCTTTATGGTCATTTTAAATCAAACAGGGAACATGTTTAGACTCACTCTGAATAGTTTCACAGCAGTTTATTAAGGTATGCCCTCAGTGATATGTTGACAGTATCCATGGATATCTGAGAGCCCTAAAGGGAGTTGTCCAGCCTGTAATGGGAGAGCATATTGGTCAGACAAGCAGACCGGAGAAGGCTTACCAAAACAGAACACCACCATTATTGCAATTTCTTTCCGTATTATTACAATACTTTGTTGTTAGAATGATACGTATTGAttattgtaaaataacagtGCTAAAATGATTTCATGTTTGAAGTAATTCAAAACAGTTGTAGACCTATGCTTTAAGTATACACAGGAATATCCACCAGGATGAAACAGATGTACTGTTGTATAAAAGTTCACAAATCATCgaactgtttttaaaaagaTAAGAAATGAAGAAACCGCAAACCAAGCAACGGTCGTGCTAGACTTCCGCTGCGCA
Proteins encoded in this region:
- the LOC130561163 gene encoding uncharacterized protein LOC130561163, translating into MSSWIVLKDGLTLCNFMKKSLRDFACHLMQKLHKDATETEVDAEIFSDLVEQGNLALTVFSKDEFSDAFSSASETDSSCSSGASAVILREVPNKRQRIEESNALTAKQLVEDVLKSRSGGKEVLQEYQATETLSDATRRHMVNILVAHVMDTHGYLPPKAIREQYALGIVVPFPSLKDPYSRRGFEHFYDAASHTGYIAWRMKTVQWKIRRGSVSPDR